The genome window GATGCGGACGTTGTCGGCAACCTGCAAGGTCACCACATCGTCCTTGATCTTCTTGATGGTGCCGTGGATGCCGCTCAAGGTGACGATGTTCTCGCCTTCCTTCAACTCGTTGAGCATCTGCCGGGCCTTGGCCTGTTTTTTCTGTTCCGGGCGAATGAGCACGAAATAGAAAATGAGGAACATGATGATGAGCGGCGGCAAAAACGACAGCGCACCACCGGGAGGGGCTTCGGCTTGTCCCTCGGCCTGGGCAATAAGTAAATGAATCCAACCTATATCAGGCATGGTTGCCGAACCTTCCTTTTGAGATTAATTACGATGAACAGAATGTGCAGAGCCGGGGAGCGGAACGCCCGGGATACGACAGTTCCCAGCAGCCCCTGCTATTCTATACGAAAAAACAATTATTTGATCGGTGGGACCCTTACGGTGCCAGAAGTGTTGCTTCTATCAAATCCATAAAATTTTGTCAAACTTTTCACAGGATACGCCCCCACCCCGGAGCGGACAAAAATCCCTTCCCCGGTTCAGTAAAACGTCTCGGCCTTTTCCATTTCCTGGGTCAGTTTCACATACAAGGCGTGGAACTCCGGGGTGGACAGGCCGGGGTCGCGCAACTGCTGCAGTTGCTCGGGGGTGATCTTGGTTTCCGACTGGGCGTCCCAGGCGGAGGTGGCGACCGCCACGTAATGCGGCGGATTCAGCCGCTGGAAAATGAGGCCGTCGATGTGGTCGTTGTACTTCAGGGCGAATTCGATGGCCCAGCGTGCGTCTTCGGCGCTCAGCCCGCCGCCGATGGCGATATTGGTCGGCGGGTGGCCGCCACGCGGCCGCCAGAACTGAATGGTGTGGCCCAGCACCTTAATGTGCTTGTCCTTGAGCACCTGCCAGAGTTGTTTCTTGTTCTTCTTGTGTTTGAACTCCAACCAGATCTCCATGGTGCAGATGGTGGTTTTGTCGATGGGGCAATTTTTGGGAGCCCCGCCTTCATAAAACTTACTGCCGGTTTTGAATTCCGCGTCTCCCGCCCACACCGGGGCCGATCCCGCTCCCAGCACCATCCAGCACACTGCCAAACACCACACCCAATACTTGTTCATAATGCTTCTTCCTTCAATTTCTGGTCTGTAATGAGGTTCTATAATCAAGGGATTGTATCCCAAGCCCGGTCGCTGTCAAGCCGTGTCCGGAGGCCATCTTCCTGCTTTTCCGTCTCTTAAAAAAAATCCCGACACCCCCCTCAAGTTTTCTCACTCCCTGCCGTAAAGGATAGTTGAGGACAGTTGAACTCAAACTGAGGACTCATCTCATGGTTGACTCTGTAAGCACCGCCACCCGTTCCAGCGCTGCCGCCACGCAGGCCGTCCAGGCTTCGACGCAGGCATTGGTCGCGGCGCTGAGCGCATCTCAGATGCAGGCCCAATCCCTGCTCAGTCTGCTCGGCCTGGCCGTCAGCGGACCGGACAGCGGGTCGCCGGGCAGCCTCATCGATCTGATCGCCTGAAACCCTCGTCCCCCATTCACCGGTTTCCAAACCACGTCATGACGGTTTGCTGTTGCTCGGCCGTCAGCACCGCGTGCCGCGCCTTGCGGATAGCCGGCAGCAACTGATTCCCCGTCACCACCTCTTCGTCGGGAATGCCTTCCAGCTTCGCATTGACGAACACCACGAGAGACGCAATGGGCAAATCGCCCAGTTTGTTTTCGATGTGATTGATGGCCTGGCGGTTGCGCCACAACGGATTGTAAATCAGTCCGCCACCCAGGCCGCGCACTTCCCACTCGCGCTGACCCGCCTGCACCCGCACGCGCCCCGCATCGTCGCGTTCATTGATGACGAACAGGCCGTAGGGCGACACCACCAGGAAATCGATCTGGATGATGCCGTCCGGCGTCGGCACCGTGGCGTTCTCCACCACCTCGTACTCCGGACCCAGCCGCCGCAAAATCGCGCCCACACGCGGTCCGGCCACGAACGATCCGCGGCCGCCTTTTTTGAAAAAAAACCAGGCCCCCGCTCCCAACAGGAGCACCACCAGAATCAGAGAAATCGGTTCCATACCGTAACGATGCGTTATTTATTGATTGATGTCGCGCATGAGGCGGGCGAGTTCGCCCAACTGCGCTTCCACTTTTGGAGGTGTGGCGGGATGAAACACGTGCGCCGCCGCCGGTTCGGGAAACAACCGCGCCAGTTGTGGATTGGCGTCGAGACGGCTCCAGCGGGTGCCGTCCAGGGAAAACTCGTCGTCGCGGCGCAGTTTGCCCTTGCGGATGGCAACCGCCAGCATGCGCGTCGGCACGTTTCGCCATTGCCTGCGACCACGGCGCACGGTGACGCGTTGTACGGGTGAGTTCGATGCGGACGATGGGGTGTCGGTCATGATGGATTCCGATTCGGCTGGGCGGCGGGATGCACCGCAGGGTTGTTGGGGAATGATCCGGCTGCGACCTTGAAACCGGTTATCGGTTAGCTGCCGGCTACCGGCTGGCGAACGGGTCCGGTGGTTCGGACGGGTTGAACGACGCGTTCCCGGCTTTAGGTTCTGTCGCCGTTTCGGCGGCCGCCGCGGTTGCGAATTTCAATTGCGAGACCGTCGGGTACAGTTGCGGCGCCGTTTGCGCGGGCGCATCGGGCAAGGCCTTCAACGCGTCGCGGAATTGGGTCAACGCCGTCAGAGTCACCGCCCGGCGTTCCGGCAACTCATCCTGCACGGACTCGGCGGCGCGCCGACCGAACACTATAATATCAAGAAGCGAGTTGCCCATCAACCGATTGGTGCCGTGCAGGCCGCCGGTCACCTCCCCCGCCGCCCACAGGCCGGGACATTCGGTGCGGCAGCGGTCATCGATGCAGATGCCGCCATTCTGGTAATGCAGCGTCGGGTACACCAGCACCGGCTGCTCGGCGGGATCGATGCTGTAACGCTTGAAACGGTGGATGAGACCGGGGAACTGTTTGGCCAGAGTGCCCTCGCCTTTCAGCAGATCGATCATCGGCGTGTCCAGCCACACCCCTTTGCGTCCATGGGGGGTCTCGACGGCGCGGCCTTCCGCCGCTTCCTTGATGATCGCCGCCGCCACCCGGTCGCGATAGGTCATTTCATCGATGAACCGTTCGCCGTGCGCGTTCAACAATTGGGCGCCGCTGGAACGAATGGCTTCGGTCACCAGTTGCCCGGCCACCGCTTCCGGGTACGACGCACCGGACGGATGGTATTGATAGCTGCTGAGATGCACCAGTTGGCATCCTTGCCGGTAGGCGAGGACGAGGCCGTCGCCGGTTGCCCCCAAGTGGTTGCTGGTGGGGAATCCCTGAAAGCGCAACTGACCGCTGCCGCCGGTCGCGAGGATCACCGCCCGGGCCGACACCGTGGTGAGTTGCCGCGTTTCCGTGTTCCACAACACCGCCCCCGTCACCTGGCCGTTGCCATCGTCGAGCAGTTCCACCGCCGCCTGGTTTTCCAGAAGCTGCGTGCCGCCGGTCATCACCGCATCGCGCAGCACACGCATGATTTCGAGGCCGGTGTAATCGCGGCAGGCCAAAACACGCGGCACCGAGGTGCCGCCGCCGGGCTTGAGGCGGAACATGCCGTTGCCGTCCGGATCGAACATCACTCCGAGCCGCACCAGCCACTGGATGCTCGGCGGTCCGGATTCGCAGAGGATGCGCAGCAGTTCAGGATTGTTTTTGCCGTGACCGCCCACATACGCATCGGCGAAATGGCGGCGCGCCGAATCGTCCTTGC of Nitrospina watsonii contains these proteins:
- the yajC gene encoding preprotein translocase subunit YajC, producing MPDIGWIHLLIAQAEGQAEAPPGGALSFLPPLIIMFLIFYFVLIRPEQKKQAKARQMLNELKEGENIVTLSGIHGTIKKIKDDVVTLQVADNVRIKIERSAIGRVRGAGTESKNDGKKEKDKDKDSGKDKEEKDKDKE
- a CDS encoding nuclease-related domain-containing protein, with amino-acid sequence MEPISLILVVLLLGAGAWFFFKKGGRGSFVAGPRVGAILRRLGPEYEVVENATVPTPDGIIQIDFLVVSPYGLFVINERDDAGRVRVQAGQREWEVRGLGGGLIYNPLWRNRQAINHIENKLGDLPIASLVVFVNAKLEGIPDEEVVTGNQLLPAIRKARHAVLTAEQQQTVMTWFGNR
- a CDS encoding FAD-binding protein, producing MTLDWAADSIEKVKRSRTDRLNQTFPEMDEQDAEALIRAHHPDYVGAERPVRVGPNADTGHFPLELAALLEADSPLPAGFTPQTDLETDVLIIGGGGAGVAAALGLENSGLSVHLATKLRLGDSNTVMAEGGIQAALGKDDSARRHFADAYVGGHGKNNPELLRILCESGPPSIQWLVRLGVMFDPDGNGMFRLKPGGGTSVPRVLACRDYTGLEIMRVLRDAVMTGGTQLLENQAAVELLDDGNGQVTGAVLWNTETRQLTTVSARAVILATGGSGQLRFQGFPTSNHLGATGDGLVLAYRQGCQLVHLSSYQYHPSGASYPEAVAGQLVTEAIRSSGAQLLNAHGERFIDEMTYRDRVAAAIIKEAAEGRAVETPHGRKGVWLDTPMIDLLKGEGTLAKQFPGLIHRFKRYSIDPAEQPVLVYPTLHYQNGGICIDDRCRTECPGLWAAGEVTGGLHGTNRLMGNSLLDIIVFGRRAAESVQDELPERRAVTLTALTQFRDALKALPDAPAQTAPQLYPTVSQLKFATAAAAETATEPKAGNASFNPSEPPDPFASR